A stretch of Mus caroli chromosome 5, CAROLI_EIJ_v1.1, whole genome shotgun sequence DNA encodes these proteins:
- the Srrt gene encoding serrate RNA effector molecule homolog isoform X3: MGDSDDEYDRRRRDKFRRERSDYDRSRERDERRRGDDWNDREWDRGRERRSRGEYRDYDRNRRERFSPPRHELSPPQKRMRRDWDEHSSDPYHSGYDMPYAGGGGGPTYGPPQPWGHPDVHIMQHHVLPIQARLGSIAEIDLGVPPPIMKSFKEFLLSLDDSVDETEAVKRYNDYKLDFRRQQMQDFFLAHKDEEWFRSKYHPDEVGKRRQEARGALQNRLKVFLSLMESGWFDNLLLDIDKADAIVKMLDAAVIKMEGGTENDLRILEQEEEEEQAGKTGEASKKEEARAGPALGEGERKANDKDEKKEDGKQAENDSSNDDKTKKSEGDGDKEEKKEEAEKEAKKSKKRNRKQSGDDSFDEGSVSESESESEGGQAEEEKEEAEEALKEKEKPKEEEKEKPKDAAGLECKPRPLHKTCSLFMRNIAPNISRAEIISLCKRYPGFMRVALSEPQPERRFFRRGWVTFDRSVNIKEICWNLQNIRLRECELSPGVNRDLTRRVRNINGITQHKQIVRNDIKLAAKLIHTLDDRTQLWASEPGTPPVPTSLPSQNPILKNITDYLIEEVSAEEEELLGSSGGPPPEEPPKEGNPAEINVERDEKLIKVLDKLLLYLRIVHSLDYYNTCEYPNEDEMPNRCGIIHVRGPMPPNRISHGEVLEWQKTFEEKLTPLLSVRESLSEEEAQKMGRKDPEQEVEKFVTSNTQELGKDKWLCPLSGKKFKGPEFVRKHIFNKHAEKIEEVKKEVAFFNNFLTDAKRPALPEIKPAQPPGPAQSLTPGLPYPHQTPQGLMPYGQPRPPILGYGAGAVRPAVPTGGPPYPHAPYGAGRGNYDAFRGQGGYPGKPRNRMVRGDPRAIVEYRDLDAPDDVDFF, encoded by the exons ATGGGTGACAGTGATGATGAATACGACCGAAGACGCAGGGACAAATTTCGAAGAGAGCGCAGCGACTATGACCGTTCCCGGGAAAGGGATGAAAGACGGCGAGGGGACGATTGGAATGACCG AGAGTGGGACCGCGGCCGGGAGCGCCGCAGTCGGGGTGAATATCGAGACTATGACAGGAACCGAAGGGAGCGCTTCTCTCCCCCTCGACACGAACTCAGCCCCCCCCAGAAGCGCATGCGGAGAGACTG GGATGAGCACAGCTCTGACCCATACCACAGTGGCTATGACATGCCCTAtgctggggggggtgggggaccaACTTACGGCCCCCCTCAGCCCTGGGGCCACCCAGACGTCCACATCATGCAGCACCATGTCCTGCCCATCCAGGCCAG gctgggCAGCATCGCAGAGATTGACTTGGGGGTGCCGCCACCCATAATGAAGTCCTTCAAAGAgttcctcctgtctctggatGACTCTGTGGATGAGACGGAGGCAGTGAAACGCTACAATGACTACAAGCTGGACTTCCGAAGGCAGCAGATGCAGGACTTTTTCCTGGCTCACAAAGATGAGGAGTG GTTCCGATCTAAGTACCACCCTGATGAGGTGGGAAAGCGTCGGCAGGAGGCCCGGGGGGCCCTGCAGAACCGACTGAAGGTGTTCCTGTCCCTCATGGAGAGTGGCTGGTTTGATAACCTTCTCTTGGACATAGACAAAGCTGATGCCATTGTCAAGATGCTAGATGCAG CTGTCATTAAGATGGAAGGTGGCACAGAGAACGATCTCCGAATtttggagcaggaggaggaggaggaacaggcagGCAAGACTGGGGAGGCCAGCAAGAAAGAGGAGGCCCGTGCTGGACCAGCCCTGGGGGAAGGAGAGCGCAAAGCCAATGATaaggatgagaagaaagaagatggaaaacaG GCTGAGAATGACAGTTCCAACGATGACAAAACTAAAAAATCTGAGGGTGATGGGgacaaggaggagaagaaagaagaggctgAGAAGGAAGCCAAAAAG AGCAAGAAGcggaacaggaagcagagtggcGACGACAGCTTCGATGAGGGCAGTGTGTCCGAGTCTGAGTCCGAGTCTGAGGGTGGTCAGGccgaggaggagaaggaggaggccg aagaagcacttaaagaaaaggagaagcccaaagaggaggagaaggagaagcctaAGGATGCTGCAGGGTTGGAGTGTAAGCCCCGGCCCTTGCATAAGACTTGCTCTCTCTTCATGCGCAACATCGCACCCAACATTTCTCGGGCAGAGATCATTTCT CTTTGTAAACGATACCCAGGCTTTATGCGAGTGGCACTGTCGGAGCCCCAGCCAGAGAGGAG GTTTTTCCGCCGTGGCTGGGTGACTTTCGACCGCAGTGTTAACATTAAGGAGATATGTTGGAACCTGCAGAACATTCGG CTCCGCGAGTGTGAACTGAGTCCCGGTGTGAACAGAGACCTGACCCGTCGTGTCCGCAACATAAATGGCATTACACAGCACAAGCAGATAGTGCGCAATGACATCAAGTTGGCAGCCAAGCTAATCCACACCCTGGATGACAGGACCCAGCTCTGGGCCTCTGAGCCTGGGACGCCTCCTGTGCCCACA AGCCTCCCCTCGCAAAACCCCATCCTGAAGAACATCACTGACTACCTGATCGAGGAAGTGAGTGCTGAGGAGGAGGAGCTTCTGGGGAGCAGTGGGGGGCCCCCTCCTGAGGAGCCTCCCAAGGAGGGCAACCCAGCCGAGATCAACgtggagagggatgagaagctgATCAAG gtcTTGGATAAACTTCTTCTCTATTTGCGTATCGTGCATTCTCTGGATTATTATAACACCTGTGAGTACCCTAATGAAGACGAGATGCCCAACCGCTGTGGCATAATCCACGTTCGGGGGCCCATGCCTCCCAACCGAATCAGTCACGGAGAAG TGCTGGAGTGGCAGAAGACATTTGAGGAGAAACTGACTCCGCTGTTGAGTGTGCGTGAATCCCTTTCTGAAGAAGAGGCCCAGAAGATGGGTCGGAAAGACCCAGAGCAGGAAGTGGAGAAGTTTGTCACCTCCAACACGCAGGAACTGGGCAAGGATAAGTGGCTATGTCCTCTCAGTGGCAAGAAATTCAAG GGCCCGGAGTTTGTACGCAAGCATATCTTCAATAAGCATGCTGAGAAGATTGAGGAGGTGAAGAAGGAGGTGGCTTTCTTCAATAACTTCCTCACAGACGCCAAGCGCCCAGCTTTGCCTGAGATCAAGCCAGCTCAGCCACCTGGCCCTGCCCAGA GCCTGACCCCAGGACTTCCCTACCCACATCAGACGCCACAGGGCTTGATGCCGTATGGTCAGCCCCGGCCTCCCATCTTGGGCTATGGAG CTGGTGCTGTCCGCCCTGCAGTCCCAACAGGAGGGCCTCCATACCCCCATGCTCCATATGGTGCCGGCCGTGGGAACTATGATGCTTTTCGAGGCCAAGGCGGTTATCCTGGAAAACCTCGGAACAG GATGGTTCGAGGAGACCCAAGGGCCATAGTGGAGTATCGGGACCTGGATGCCCCGGATGATGTTGATTTCTTTTGA
- the Srrt gene encoding serrate RNA effector molecule homolog isoform X1, translating into MGDSDDEYDRRRRDKFRRERSDYDRSRERDERRRGDDWNDREWDRGRERRSRGEYRDYDRNRRERFSPPRHELSPPQKRMRRDWDEHSSDPYHSGYDMPYAGGGGGPTYGPPQPWGHPDVHIMQHHVLPIQARLGSIAEIDLGVPPPIMKSFKEFLLSLDDSVDETEAVKRYNDYKLDFRRQQMQDFFLAHKDEEWFRSKYHPDEVGKRRQEARGALQNRLKVFLSLMESGWFDNLLLDIDKADAIVKMLDAAVIKMEGGTENDLRILEQEEEEEQAGKTGEASKKEEARAGPALGEGERKANDKDEKKEDGKQAENDSSNDDKTKKSEGDGDKEEKKEEAEKEAKKSKKRNRKQSGDDSFDEGSVSESESESEGGQAEEEKEEAEEALKEKEKPKEEEKEKPKDAAGLECKPRPLHKTCSLFMRNIAPNISRAEIISLCKRYPGFMRVALSEPQPERRFFRRGWVTFDRSVNIKEICWNLQNIRLRECELSPGVNRDLTRRVRNINGITQHKQIVRNDIKLAAKLIHTLDDRTQLWASEPGTPPVPTSLPSQNPILKNITDYLIEEVSAEEEELLGSSGGPPPEEPPKEGNPAEINVERDEKLIKVLDKLLLYLRIVHSLDYYNTCEYPNEDEMPNRCGIIHVRGPMPPNRISHGEVLEWQKTFEEKLTPLLSVRESLSEEEAQKMGRKDPEQEVEKFVTSNTQELGKDKWLCPLSGKKFKGPEFVRKHIFNKHAEKIEEVKKEVAFFNNFLTDAKRPALPEIKPAQPPGPAQILPPGLTPGLPYPHQTPQGLMPYGQPRPPILGYGAGAVRPAVPTGGPPYPHAPYGAGRGNYDAFRGQGGYPGKPRNRMVRGDPRAIVEYRDLDAPDDVDFF; encoded by the exons ATGGGTGACAGTGATGATGAATACGACCGAAGACGCAGGGACAAATTTCGAAGAGAGCGCAGCGACTATGACCGTTCCCGGGAAAGGGATGAAAGACGGCGAGGGGACGATTGGAATGACCG AGAGTGGGACCGCGGCCGGGAGCGCCGCAGTCGGGGTGAATATCGAGACTATGACAGGAACCGAAGGGAGCGCTTCTCTCCCCCTCGACACGAACTCAGCCCCCCCCAGAAGCGCATGCGGAGAGACTG GGATGAGCACAGCTCTGACCCATACCACAGTGGCTATGACATGCCCTAtgctggggggggtgggggaccaACTTACGGCCCCCCTCAGCCCTGGGGCCACCCAGACGTCCACATCATGCAGCACCATGTCCTGCCCATCCAGGCCAG gctgggCAGCATCGCAGAGATTGACTTGGGGGTGCCGCCACCCATAATGAAGTCCTTCAAAGAgttcctcctgtctctggatGACTCTGTGGATGAGACGGAGGCAGTGAAACGCTACAATGACTACAAGCTGGACTTCCGAAGGCAGCAGATGCAGGACTTTTTCCTGGCTCACAAAGATGAGGAGTG GTTCCGATCTAAGTACCACCCTGATGAGGTGGGAAAGCGTCGGCAGGAGGCCCGGGGGGCCCTGCAGAACCGACTGAAGGTGTTCCTGTCCCTCATGGAGAGTGGCTGGTTTGATAACCTTCTCTTGGACATAGACAAAGCTGATGCCATTGTCAAGATGCTAGATGCAG CTGTCATTAAGATGGAAGGTGGCACAGAGAACGATCTCCGAATtttggagcaggaggaggaggaggaacaggcagGCAAGACTGGGGAGGCCAGCAAGAAAGAGGAGGCCCGTGCTGGACCAGCCCTGGGGGAAGGAGAGCGCAAAGCCAATGATaaggatgagaagaaagaagatggaaaacaG GCTGAGAATGACAGTTCCAACGATGACAAAACTAAAAAATCTGAGGGTGATGGGgacaaggaggagaagaaagaagaggctgAGAAGGAAGCCAAAAAG AGCAAGAAGcggaacaggaagcagagtggcGACGACAGCTTCGATGAGGGCAGTGTGTCCGAGTCTGAGTCCGAGTCTGAGGGTGGTCAGGccgaggaggagaaggaggaggccg aagaagcacttaaagaaaaggagaagcccaaagaggaggagaaggagaagcctaAGGATGCTGCAGGGTTGGAGTGTAAGCCCCGGCCCTTGCATAAGACTTGCTCTCTCTTCATGCGCAACATCGCACCCAACATTTCTCGGGCAGAGATCATTTCT CTTTGTAAACGATACCCAGGCTTTATGCGAGTGGCACTGTCGGAGCCCCAGCCAGAGAGGAG GTTTTTCCGCCGTGGCTGGGTGACTTTCGACCGCAGTGTTAACATTAAGGAGATATGTTGGAACCTGCAGAACATTCGG CTCCGCGAGTGTGAACTGAGTCCCGGTGTGAACAGAGACCTGACCCGTCGTGTCCGCAACATAAATGGCATTACACAGCACAAGCAGATAGTGCGCAATGACATCAAGTTGGCAGCCAAGCTAATCCACACCCTGGATGACAGGACCCAGCTCTGGGCCTCTGAGCCTGGGACGCCTCCTGTGCCCACA AGCCTCCCCTCGCAAAACCCCATCCTGAAGAACATCACTGACTACCTGATCGAGGAAGTGAGTGCTGAGGAGGAGGAGCTTCTGGGGAGCAGTGGGGGGCCCCCTCCTGAGGAGCCTCCCAAGGAGGGCAACCCAGCCGAGATCAACgtggagagggatgagaagctgATCAAG gtcTTGGATAAACTTCTTCTCTATTTGCGTATCGTGCATTCTCTGGATTATTATAACACCTGTGAGTACCCTAATGAAGACGAGATGCCCAACCGCTGTGGCATAATCCACGTTCGGGGGCCCATGCCTCCCAACCGAATCAGTCACGGAGAAG TGCTGGAGTGGCAGAAGACATTTGAGGAGAAACTGACTCCGCTGTTGAGTGTGCGTGAATCCCTTTCTGAAGAAGAGGCCCAGAAGATGGGTCGGAAAGACCCAGAGCAGGAAGTGGAGAAGTTTGTCACCTCCAACACGCAGGAACTGGGCAAGGATAAGTGGCTATGTCCTCTCAGTGGCAAGAAATTCAAG GGCCCGGAGTTTGTACGCAAGCATATCTTCAATAAGCATGCTGAGAAGATTGAGGAGGTGAAGAAGGAGGTGGCTTTCTTCAATAACTTCCTCACAGACGCCAAGCGCCCAGCTTTGCCTGAGATCAAGCCAGCTCAGCCACCTGGCCCTGCCCAGA TACTCCCCCCAGGCCTGACCCCAGGACTTCCCTACCCACATCAGACGCCACAGGGCTTGATGCCGTATGGTCAGCCCCGGCCTCCCATCTTGGGCTATGGAG CTGGTGCTGTCCGCCCTGCAGTCCCAACAGGAGGGCCTCCATACCCCCATGCTCCATATGGTGCCGGCCGTGGGAACTATGATGCTTTTCGAGGCCAAGGCGGTTATCCTGGAAAACCTCGGAACAG GATGGTTCGAGGAGACCCAAGGGCCATAGTGGAGTATCGGGACCTGGATGCCCCGGATGATGTTGATTTCTTTTGA